A region from the Terriglobia bacterium genome encodes:
- a CDS encoding P-loop NTPase, with product MRVCRNRLWTIGSGKGGVGTSFLAAAMGAALARAGKSVILVDANLAAPDLHASLGIKAPSLTLRDVLTRRATLPEALIPTPEPRMRFLNCVGDELGMADLAPGEQRKMAELLSHLDADYVLIDVGSGASLNVLDFFNLAHEPIVVTSPDPASMRCTYRFIRNSTYRRIQERFGSHAEVDTALRQMHQGIGAAKPRTMTDFLDLLRPAAPEVAASIAAMVDAWRPLLLVNMAVSEQDQRIAEIILSSARKFLSIDMRFCGLVQFDDAARRAAQRMSPRDSGEPDCKLAHQVRQVAMHLADGDTPGDGAEREEPHDSVALVPAMGLNDSLVLMGRDLHVQTEDMGAAGNCITTQVFCDGRVILSTKSEYPSTMRDPHHNGQVVELMRAQHFNVIRQIESRKTRLEPTVA from the coding sequence GCGGTGTGGGCACGAGCTTCCTGGCTGCAGCTATGGGCGCTGCGCTGGCTCGGGCGGGCAAGTCGGTCATCCTCGTCGATGCCAACCTGGCGGCACCCGACTTGCATGCCTCTCTCGGCATCAAGGCCCCCAGCTTGACCCTGCGGGACGTTTTGACGCGGCGCGCCACTCTTCCCGAAGCACTGATCCCGACTCCCGAGCCACGGATGCGCTTCCTGAATTGCGTCGGTGACGAACTCGGCATGGCTGACCTGGCCCCCGGTGAGCAGCGCAAGATGGCCGAACTTCTCTCGCACCTGGACGCGGACTACGTCCTGATCGACGTGGGGAGCGGCGCATCCCTCAACGTACTGGATTTCTTCAATCTGGCGCACGAGCCGATTGTGGTGACTTCGCCGGACCCGGCTTCGATGCGATGCACCTACCGATTCATCAGGAATTCGACATATCGCAGAATACAGGAGAGGTTCGGCTCCCACGCGGAAGTGGACACCGCACTGCGGCAGATGCATCAAGGCATAGGGGCCGCGAAACCGCGAACCATGACGGACTTCCTCGACCTGCTGCGGCCGGCGGCGCCGGAAGTAGCCGCAAGCATCGCAGCCATGGTGGATGCCTGGCGGCCCCTTCTGCTCGTCAACATGGCTGTTTCAGAACAGGACCAGCGCATCGCGGAGATCATTCTGTCATCGGCCAGAAAGTTCCTGAGCATTGACATGCGATTCTGCGGCCTGGTCCAGTTTGACGACGCCGCGCGCAGAGCCGCCCAGCGCATGAGCCCGCGGGATTCCGGCGAGCCCGACTGCAAGTTGGCGCATCAGGTCCGGCAAGTCGCGATGCACCTGGCCGACGGGGACACACCTGGCGATGGCGCCGAGCGCGAAGAGCCGCACGACAGTGTCGCCCTCGTGCCGGCCATGGGGCTGAATGACAGTCTGGTACTCATGGGCCGGGACCTGCACGTCCAGACAGAAGATATGGGCGCTGCCGGAAACTGCATCACCACCCAGGTGTTCTGTGACGGCCGTGTTATACTGTCGACGAAATCGGAATACCCGTCGACAATGCGGGATCCCCACCACAATGGCCAGGTGGTTGAGTTGATGCGCGCTCAGCATTTCAATGTCATCCGCCAGATCGAGAGCCGGAAGACGAGGCTTGAGCCAACAGTGGCTTGA
- a CDS encoding response regulator, whose product MMENGTPPSKVLIVDDEAEIRSLLVRSLSNDSCECIPASNAFDALNKIRNDTFSLVMSDVCMPGMSGIELLRSIKKHHPDTSVIMITGVMDLKMAVDSLKLGACDYITKPFDLLAVRRAVGKALERHRLMLENRYYQHELERLVQERTFELNGALREVEESYRFTLEALAAALDAREHETQAHSQRVREYAITLAQGLSLKTEDLIDIGRGALLHDVGKIGVPDSILLKPGKLTPDEWIQMKRHPLVGYEILRGVRFLAPAAEIVLAHQERWDGTGYPNGLACTEIPLGARIFGVVDTLDAMTSNRPYRRALSFLAAREEVRRCSGTQFDPKVTEAFLSIAPETWKSIHDLVNRRHRAQEPSEVLCLK is encoded by the coding sequence ATGATGGAAAACGGCACCCCTCCCAGCAAGGTACTCATTGTCGACGATGAGGCCGAGATCCGCTCGCTGCTTGTGCGCAGCCTCTCGAACGATTCCTGCGAGTGCATCCCCGCATCCAACGCCTTCGATGCCCTGAACAAGATCAGGAATGACACCTTTTCCCTGGTCATGAGTGATGTGTGCATGCCGGGGATGTCCGGAATCGAGCTGCTGCGCTCCATCAAGAAGCACCATCCCGATACGTCCGTTATCATGATCACGGGGGTGATGGATCTGAAAATGGCCGTGGACTCGCTCAAACTGGGAGCATGCGACTATATCACCAAGCCCTTCGACCTGCTCGCAGTCCGGCGCGCGGTGGGCAAAGCCCTGGAACGGCACCGCCTGATGTTAGAGAATCGCTATTACCAGCACGAACTGGAACGACTCGTGCAGGAGCGCACCTTCGAGCTGAACGGAGCGCTCCGAGAGGTCGAGGAAAGCTACCGTTTCACACTGGAAGCGCTGGCGGCAGCCCTGGATGCGCGGGAGCACGAAACCCAGGCCCACTCCCAGCGGGTACGTGAGTACGCCATTACTCTCGCCCAGGGCCTGAGCCTGAAAACCGAGGACCTCATCGACATCGGGCGCGGCGCACTGTTGCATGACGTCGGCAAGATCGGGGTTCCGGATTCCATCTTGCTGAAACCGGGGAAGCTCACGCCCGACGAATGGATCCAGATGAAGCGCCACCCGCTGGTGGGCTATGAAATTCTGCGCGGCGTGAGGTTCCTGGCGCCGGCGGCCGAGATCGTCCTGGCCCACCAGGAGCGGTGGGATGGCACCGGTTATCCGAACGGGCTCGCCTGCACTGAAATCCCGCTCGGTGCCAGGATATTCGGCGTGGTGGACACGTTGGATGCCATGACCAGCAACCGCCCGTACCGCAGGGCCCTGTCTTTCCTAGCCGCGCGGGAAGAGGTGCGACGCTGCAGCGGCACTCAGTTTGACCCTAAAGTGACCGAGGCGTTCCTCAGCATCGCACCCGAAACGTGGAAGAGCATTCACGACCTGGTGAATCGCCGGCACCGGGCCCAGGAGCCCAGCGAAGTCTTATGTCTGAAATAG
- a CDS encoding GNAT family N-acetyltransferase codes for MSEIELAPLSQAEIDLVAALMNKEEQAWLRELDWDYAPIRRILFGFLEQRLLPGFVAISGTELLAYTYFLISRSKGMIGTVFVASPHAQHTADLVLSRAIESLKETRNLRRIEAQIIPLNGLDLTTIFSRHGFQCFLRHYLELDLAACAWPDPKYRGTIVPWHPRHLLSAAEAAYRSYRNGIDAVICEDYGSEANCEAYLRSLVENPGCGIFQPDSSFVGLDSRGTPCGFILTSRLSAASAMIPQISIHPAHQGRNLGSALIHQAVNQLKSAGYRTVRLTVTRQNRRAYEWYLRLGFKNRRDFGAYLWQRDKT; via the coding sequence ATGTCTGAAATAGAGCTGGCGCCTCTCAGCCAGGCGGAAATCGACCTCGTGGCAGCGCTCATGAACAAGGAAGAGCAAGCCTGGCTGCGCGAGCTCGACTGGGACTACGCGCCCATCCGCCGGATCCTCTTCGGTTTCCTCGAGCAGCGGCTGCTGCCGGGCTTTGTCGCGATCAGCGGCACGGAACTGCTGGCGTATACTTACTTCCTGATCTCCCGTTCTAAAGGCATGATCGGAACCGTCTTCGTTGCCTCACCGCACGCTCAGCACACCGCCGACCTGGTCCTCTCGCGCGCGATTGAAAGCCTGAAAGAAACGCGCAACCTGCGCCGGATCGAGGCCCAGATCATCCCGCTTAACGGCCTGGACTTGACCACGATTTTTTCGCGGCACGGCTTCCAGTGCTTTCTCCGCCATTACCTGGAGCTGGACTTGGCCGCCTGCGCATGGCCCGACCCGAAATATCGCGGGACGATTGTGCCCTGGCATCCCCGACATCTGCTATCCGCGGCCGAAGCAGCCTACCGGAGCTATCGGAACGGAATCGATGCTGTCATCTGCGAAGATTATGGTTCCGAGGCGAACTGTGAGGCCTATCTGCGCAGCCTGGTGGAAAATCCCGGCTGCGGCATATTCCAGCCCGATTCATCCTTCGTGGGCCTGGACAGCCGCGGCACCCCTTGCGGATTCATCCTGACATCCCGTCTCTCGGCCGCCTCGGCCATGATTCCGCAGATATCAATTCATCCGGCGCATCAGGGAAGAAATCTGGGATCCGCTCTGATCCACCAGGCAGTGAACCAGCTCAAATCCGCGGGGTATCGAACCGTCAGGCTTACGGTCACCCGGCAGAACCGGCGTGCATACGAATGGTACCTTCGGCTCGGGTTCAAAAACCGGCGCGACTTCGGCGCCTACCTCTGGCAGCGCGACAAGACTTGA